The Vitis riparia cultivar Riparia Gloire de Montpellier isolate 1030 chromosome 10, EGFV_Vit.rip_1.0, whole genome shotgun sequence genome includes a region encoding these proteins:
- the LOC117924237 gene encoding alpha-galactosidase 2-like isoform X3, which translates to MGGGTTFFSVVVLLLVQCIGKGTRAANLSINARQDYTQFLLANGVACTPPMGWNSWNHFQCKIDEWTVKATADALISTGLAALGYKYVNIDDCWGEGNRDSRGNLVARSSTFPSGIKALADYVHARGLKLGIYSDAGYSTCSTTMPGSFGHEDQDARTFAEWGVDYLKYDNCYNDGSKPQDRYARMSSALHKAGRPILYSLCEWGQENPATWASSIGNAWRTTGDIKDNWDSITSIADANNIWGRYAGPGRWNDPDMLEVGNGGMSLEEYRSHFSIWALMKAPLLIGCDVRSSSKETLSILGNKEVIDVNQDPLGIQGRKIRSKASVEVWAGPLSKRRVAVVLWNRGSSQAPITVGWREIGLSPSNPVTVRDLWTKKKIWR; encoded by the exons ATGGGTGGAGGAACTACCTTTTTCTCAGTCGTTGTTCTACTTCTAGTTCAATGCATCGGCAAAGGAACAAGAGCTGCGAACCTCAGCATCAATGCCCGTCAGGACTACACTCAATTCCTTCTTGCGAATGGGGTTGCTTGTACGCCTCCAATGGG GTGGAACAGCTGGAATCATTTCCAATGTAAGATTGACGAGTGGACTGTCAAAGCCACAG CTGATGCTCTTATTTCAACTGGTTTGGCCGCACTCGGATACAAATATGTGAATATTG ATGACTGCTGGGGAGAGGGGAACAGAGACTCGAGGGGTAATCTGGTAGCAAGATCTTCAACTTTTCCTTCTGGAATCAAGGCTCTTGCAGATTATGTTCATGCAAGAGGCTTAAAACTTGGCATATACTCAGATGCTGG TTACAGCACATGCAGTACGACAATGCCAGGCTCTTTTGGGCACGAGGATCAAGATGCAAGAACATTTGCTGAGTGG GGGGTTGACTACTTGAAGTATGATAACTGTTATAATGATGGTTCCAAGCCTCAGGATAG GTATGCAAGGATGAGTTCTGCATTACACAAGGCTGGCAGACCGATCCTTTACTCTCTCTGTGAATG GGGACAAGAGAATCCAGCAACATGGGCTAGTTCGATCGGTAATGCTTGGAGGACTACAGGGGACATTAAAGACAACTGGGACAG TATAACATCAATTGCAGATGCAAACAACATTTGGGGAAGATATGCAGGGCCTGGCAGGTGGAATG ATCCTGACATGTTGGAAGTGGGCAATGGAGGGATGAGTTTAGAAGAGTACCGCTCTCATTTTAGCATTTGGGCTCTTATGAAA GCTCCTCTACTCATTGGATGTGATGTCCGATCTTCAAGCAAAGAGACTCTTAGTATCCTTGGAAACAAGGAGGTGATAGATGTTAATCAGGATCCACTGGGAATTCAAGGAAGGAAAATACGTTCCAAAGCCAGCGTAGAA GTTTGGGCTGGGCCATTATCAAAGAGAAGAGTGGCGGTAGTATTATGGAATAGAGGCTCATCTCAGGCTCCCATAACAGTGGGATGGAGGGAAATTGGTCTATCTCCATCTAATCCTGTCACAGTCAGAGACTTGTGGACT aagaagaagatatgGAGATAA
- the LOC117924237 gene encoding alpha-galactosidase-like isoform X2, producing the protein MGGGTTFFSVVVLLLVQCIGKGTRAANLSINARQDYTQFLLANGVACTPPMGWNSWNHFQCKIDEWTVKATADALISTGLAALGYKYVNIDDCWGEGNRDSRGNLVARSSTFPSGIKALADYVHARGLKLGIYSDAGYSTCSTTMPGSFGHEDQDARTFAEWGVDYLKYDNCYNDGSKPQDRYARMSSALHKAGRPILYSLCEWGQENPATWASSIGNAWRTTGDIKDNWDSITSIADANNIWGRYAGPGRWNDPDMLEVGNGGMSLEEYRSHFSIWALMKAPLLIGCDVRSSSKETLSILGNKEVIDVNQDPLGIQGRKIRSKASVEVWAGPLSKRRVAVVLWNRGSSQAPITVGWREIGLSPSNPVTVRDLWTGFVGELLANQKRTQKL; encoded by the exons ATGGGTGGAGGAACTACCTTTTTCTCAGTCGTTGTTCTACTTCTAGTTCAATGCATCGGCAAAGGAACAAGAGCTGCGAACCTCAGCATCAATGCCCGTCAGGACTACACTCAATTCCTTCTTGCGAATGGGGTTGCTTGTACGCCTCCAATGGG GTGGAACAGCTGGAATCATTTCCAATGTAAGATTGACGAGTGGACTGTCAAAGCCACAG CTGATGCTCTTATTTCAACTGGTTTGGCCGCACTCGGATACAAATATGTGAATATTG ATGACTGCTGGGGAGAGGGGAACAGAGACTCGAGGGGTAATCTGGTAGCAAGATCTTCAACTTTTCCTTCTGGAATCAAGGCTCTTGCAGATTATGTTCATGCAAGAGGCTTAAAACTTGGCATATACTCAGATGCTGG TTACAGCACATGCAGTACGACAATGCCAGGCTCTTTTGGGCACGAGGATCAAGATGCAAGAACATTTGCTGAGTGG GGGGTTGACTACTTGAAGTATGATAACTGTTATAATGATGGTTCCAAGCCTCAGGATAG GTATGCAAGGATGAGTTCTGCATTACACAAGGCTGGCAGACCGATCCTTTACTCTCTCTGTGAATG GGGACAAGAGAATCCAGCAACATGGGCTAGTTCGATCGGTAATGCTTGGAGGACTACAGGGGACATTAAAGACAACTGGGACAG TATAACATCAATTGCAGATGCAAACAACATTTGGGGAAGATATGCAGGGCCTGGCAGGTGGAATG ATCCTGACATGTTGGAAGTGGGCAATGGAGGGATGAGTTTAGAAGAGTACCGCTCTCATTTTAGCATTTGGGCTCTTATGAAA GCTCCTCTACTCATTGGATGTGATGTCCGATCTTCAAGCAAAGAGACTCTTAGTATCCTTGGAAACAAGGAGGTGATAGATGTTAATCAGGATCCACTGGGAATTCAAGGAAGGAAAATACGTTCCAAAGCCAGCGTAGAA GTTTGGGCTGGGCCATTATCAAAGAGAAGAGTGGCGGTAGTATTATGGAATAGAGGCTCATCTCAGGCTCCCATAACAGTGGGATGGAGGGAAATTGGTCTATCTCCATCTAATCCTGTCACAGTCAGAGACTTGTGGACT GGATTTGTAGGTGAACTGTTGGCAAATCAGAAGAGGACCCAGAAACTGTGA
- the LOC117924237 gene encoding alpha-galactosidase-like isoform X1, whose amino-acid sequence MGGGTTFFSVVVLLLVQCIGKGTRAANLSINARQDYTQFLLANGVACTPPMGWNSWNHFQCKIDEWTVKATADALISTGLAALGYKYVNIDDCWGEGNRDSRGNLVARSSTFPSGIKALADYVHARGLKLGIYSDAGYSTCSTTMPGSFGHEDQDARTFAEWGVDYLKYDNCYNDGSKPQDRYARMSSALHKAGRPILYSLCEWGQENPATWASSIGNAWRTTGDIKDNWDSITSIADANNIWGRYAGPGRWNDPDMLEVGNGGMSLEEYRSHFSIWALMKAPLLIGCDVRSSSKETLSILGNKEVIDVNQDPLGIQGRKIRSKASVEVWAGPLSKRRVAVVLWNRGSSQAPITVGWREIGLSPSNPVTVRDLWTHSFLSRSMRSRLTAYVAPHACKMYILTPL is encoded by the exons ATGGGTGGAGGAACTACCTTTTTCTCAGTCGTTGTTCTACTTCTAGTTCAATGCATCGGCAAAGGAACAAGAGCTGCGAACCTCAGCATCAATGCCCGTCAGGACTACACTCAATTCCTTCTTGCGAATGGGGTTGCTTGTACGCCTCCAATGGG GTGGAACAGCTGGAATCATTTCCAATGTAAGATTGACGAGTGGACTGTCAAAGCCACAG CTGATGCTCTTATTTCAACTGGTTTGGCCGCACTCGGATACAAATATGTGAATATTG ATGACTGCTGGGGAGAGGGGAACAGAGACTCGAGGGGTAATCTGGTAGCAAGATCTTCAACTTTTCCTTCTGGAATCAAGGCTCTTGCAGATTATGTTCATGCAAGAGGCTTAAAACTTGGCATATACTCAGATGCTGG TTACAGCACATGCAGTACGACAATGCCAGGCTCTTTTGGGCACGAGGATCAAGATGCAAGAACATTTGCTGAGTGG GGGGTTGACTACTTGAAGTATGATAACTGTTATAATGATGGTTCCAAGCCTCAGGATAG GTATGCAAGGATGAGTTCTGCATTACACAAGGCTGGCAGACCGATCCTTTACTCTCTCTGTGAATG GGGACAAGAGAATCCAGCAACATGGGCTAGTTCGATCGGTAATGCTTGGAGGACTACAGGGGACATTAAAGACAACTGGGACAG TATAACATCAATTGCAGATGCAAACAACATTTGGGGAAGATATGCAGGGCCTGGCAGGTGGAATG ATCCTGACATGTTGGAAGTGGGCAATGGAGGGATGAGTTTAGAAGAGTACCGCTCTCATTTTAGCATTTGGGCTCTTATGAAA GCTCCTCTACTCATTGGATGTGATGTCCGATCTTCAAGCAAAGAGACTCTTAGTATCCTTGGAAACAAGGAGGTGATAGATGTTAATCAGGATCCACTGGGAATTCAAGGAAGGAAAATACGTTCCAAAGCCAGCGTAGAA GTTTGGGCTGGGCCATTATCAAAGAGAAGAGTGGCGGTAGTATTATGGAATAGAGGCTCATCTCAGGCTCCCATAACAGTGGGATGGAGGGAAATTGGTCTATCTCCATCTAATCCTGTCACAGTCAGAGACTTGTGGACT CATTCATTTCTTTCGAGAAGTATGCGTTCCCGATTAACAGCATATGTTGCTCCCCATGCTTGTAAGATGTATATCCTCACCCCACTCTAA
- the LOC117924238 gene encoding NAC transcription factor 25: MDSTDSSSGSHHPQLPPGFRFHPTDEELVVHYLKRKAASVPLPVTIIADVDLYKFDPWELPSKATFGEQEWYFFSPRDRKYPNGARPNRAATSGYWKATGTDKPILTSNGSQKVGVKKALVFYGGKPPKGIKTNWIMHEYRLIDSTSSNTKPPGADMGNKKGSLRLDDWVLCRIYKKNISQRPMERDKEESMEALLASLPASSMTSQQNTRAQTLRSTNFGAVLEHEEISFEGMLTGQSIQGLQSSSMSQYWNGAGSIGPSSSGKHFHTDHTSGTSTSEMDGNSSFVSLLNQLPQSGTFHQNTLLGSLADGAYRQPHRLPGMNWNS, translated from the exons ATGGACAGCACCGATTCCTCCTCGGGCTCCCACCATCCGCAGCTGCCGCCGGGGTTTCGGTTCCACCCCACTGATGAGGAGCTGGTAGTCCACTACCTGAAGAGGAAGGCGGCCTCCGTGCCACTACCTGTGACCATCATAGCAGACGTGGATCTTTACAAGTTTGATCCATGGGAGCTACCAA gTAAGGCCACGTTTGGGGAGCAAGAGTGGTACTTCTTCAGTCCAAGGGACCGGAAATACCCCAACGGCGCACGGCCTAATCGGGCTGCGACTTCTGGGTATTGGAAGGCGACTGGAACCGATAAGCCTATACTGACATCAAATGGAAGTCAGAAGGTGGGAGTGAAGAAGGCATTAGTCTTCTATGGTGGGAAACCCCCAAAAGGGATCAAAACCAATTGGATCATGCATGAGTATAGACTCATTGACAGCACTTCTTCTAATACAAAACCTCCTGGCGCCGACATGGGAAACAAGAAAGGGTCTTTAAGG CTTGACGATTGGGTGCTGTGCCGGATTTACAAGAAGAACATCTCACAAAGGCCAATGGAGCGGGACAAGGAGGAGTCTATGGAGGCCTTGCTTGCATCCCTGCCAGCTTCTTCCATGACCAGCCAGCAGAATACAAGGGCACAAACCCTGAGAAGTACAAATTTTGGTGCAGTGCTGGAACATGAAGAGATCTCCTTTGAAGGTATGTTGACAGGACAAAGCATACAAGGGTTGCAAAGCAGCTCCATGTCTCAGTACTGGAATGGGGCGGGATCAATCGGACCATCATCATCGGGGAAACACTTCCATACTGATCATACCAGTGGCACCAGTACTAGTGAAATGGATGGAAACAGCTCATTCGTTTCCCTTCTCAACCAGCTTCCCCAAAGTGGTACATTCCATCAAAACACTCTTCTGGGGTCTCTAGCTGATGGTGCTTACAGGCAACCCCATCGGCTTCCCGGAATGAACTGGAACTCATAG